From Pirellulales bacterium, one genomic window encodes:
- a CDS encoding GNAT family protein, translating into MPDEIWIKPAELADVSQIVALRNDPSTLLHLHDANQYNAAQTEMWLRGLPATSKRYSVFEWLNSPSVPVQCGEFVGLVRIDRIDSINRNCAVGLDLVPQHRGKGLSAKVYAWLLDYLFHQLNMHMVYLEVLESNERAIHVYERLGFRVDGRLRQRIFRNGTYEDSILMSLLRSEYES; encoded by the coding sequence ATGCCGGACGAAATCTGGATCAAGCCCGCGGAGCTGGCCGACGTTTCGCAGATCGTCGCCCTGCGCAACGATCCATCGACGCTGCTGCACCTGCACGACGCGAATCAATACAACGCGGCGCAAACGGAAATGTGGCTCCGCGGCCTTCCCGCCACGTCGAAGCGCTATTCCGTCTTCGAGTGGCTCAATTCGCCGAGCGTCCCGGTGCAATGCGGGGAATTCGTCGGGCTGGTGCGGATCGATCGCATCGATTCAATCAATCGCAACTGCGCCGTCGGCCTGGACCTTGTCCCCCAGCACCGCGGCAAGGGGCTCTCGGCGAAGGTGTATGCCTGGCTGTTGGACTATCTCTTCCACCAGCTCAACATGCACATGGTCTACCTCGAAGTGCTCGAATCGAACGAGCGGGCGATCCATGTTTACGAGCGGCTCGGGTTCCGCGTCGATGGCCGGCTGCGGCAGCGGATTTTTCGCAACGGGACCTATGAAGACTCGATCCTGATGTCTCTGCTACGGAGTGAATACGAGTCATGA